In Juglans regia cultivar Chandler chromosome 13, Walnut 2.0, whole genome shotgun sequence, the following proteins share a genomic window:
- the LOC108997089 gene encoding glutamate decarboxylase 4-like, with protein sequence MVFARPASESDLSVISTSGSLYVRDSLPKYKMQENSMPKEAAYQIIHDELLLDFKPKLNLASFVTTLMEPECDKLIMESINKNYVDMDEYPVTTELHNRCVNMIAHLFNAPLGDSEDAIGVGTVGSSEAIMLAGLAFKRKWQNKRKAEGKPYDRPNIVTGANVQVCWEKFARYFEVELKEVKVREGYYVMDPVKAVEMVDENTICVAAILGSTYNGEFEDVKLLNDLLLEKNKQTGWDTPIHVDAASGGFIAPFIYPELEWDFRLPMVKSINVSGHKYGLVYAGIGWVIWRSKDDLPEDLVFHIKYLGADQSTFTLNFSKGSSQIIAQYYQLVRLGQEGYRHIMENCHENAMVLKAGLEKTGRFNILSKDDGVPVVAFSLKEKKGGHDEFEVSEMLRRFGWIVPAYPMPPDAEHVIVLRVVIRAEFSRTLAERLVHDISIVLHELDKLPAKVSAEGKEAGAVTAADEENGDIDGAVHKRKSDLETQREITTYWKNYVVAQKTIKRQKVMAS encoded by the exons ATGGTGTTCGCTAGACCAGCATCCGAGTCCGATCTCTCGGTTATTTCAACCTCTGGCTCTCTCTATGTCCGGGATTCACTCCCTAA GTATAAGATGCAGGAGAACTCGATGCCAAAGGAGGCTGCATACCAAATAATACATGACGAGTTGCTGCTTGATTTCAAGCCAAAGCTGAACTTGGCTTCCTTCGTCACCACGTTGATGGAGCCCGAATGTGACAAACTTATCATGGAGTCCATCAACAAGAATTACGTTGACATGGATGAATACCCTGTTACCACCGAACTTCAT AATCGTTGCGTCAACATGATAGCACATCTCTTCAATGCTCCACTGGGAGACTCCGAGGATGCGATTGGAGTTGGAACAGTCGGGTCATCTGAGGCTATAATGTTGGCTGGCCTTGCATTCAAGAGAAAGTGGCAGAACAAGCGCAAGGCTGAAGGGAAACCTTACGACAGGCCTAACATTGTCACTGGTGCCAATGTTCAG gtatgtTGGGAAAAATTTGCGAGGTACTTTGAGGTGGAGCTGAAGGAAGTTAAGGTGAGGGAAGGGTACTACGTGATGGATCCTGTCAAAGCTGTGGAAATGGTGGACGAAAACACCATTTGTGTTGCTGCTATCTTGGGATCCACCTATAATGGAGAATTCGAGGATGTCAAGCTCTTAAACGACCTCTTGCTAGAAAAGAACAAGCAAACTGG ATGGGATACTCCTATTCATGTAGACGCAGCAAGTGGTGGATTCATTGCGCCTTTCATTTATCCAGAGCTCGAGTGGGATTTCCGTCTTCCAATGGTAAAGAGTATTAATGTTAGCGGCCATAAGTATGGGCTTGTGTATGCCGGAATTGGTTGGGTTATCTGGAGGAGCAAAGATGACCTGCCTGAAGATCTTGTCTTCCACATCAAGTACCTTGGAGCAGACCAATCCACCTTCACCCTCAACTTTTCTAAAG GTTCTAGTCAAATTATTGCTCAGTATTATCAACTAGTCCGCTTGGGCCAGGAG GGGTACCGTCATATAATGGAGAATTGCCACGAAAATGCTATGGTGCTGAAGGCGGGGTTGGAGAAGACAGGGCGCTTTAACATTCTGTCGAAGGACGATGGGGTTCCAGTGGTGGCGTTTTCtctgaaggaaaagaaaggaggtCACGATGAGTTTGAAGTCTCTGAAATGTTGCGGCGCTTTGGTTGGATCGTGCCTGCCTATCCCATGCCACCAGATGCTGAGCATGTGATCGTGCTCCGTGTCGTCATCAGGGCTGAGTTCTCCCGAACCCTGGCAGAGCGCCTCGTGCACGACATCTCCATTGTGCTGCATGAGCTCGACAAGCTCCCCGCAAAAGTCTCTGCCGAAGGGAAAGAAGCTGGGGCTGTCACTGCTGCTGATGAAGAGAATGGAGATATCGACGGTGCTGTGCACAAGAGAAAGAGTGACTTGGAAACACAGAGGGAAATCACTACGTACTGGAAGAACTATGTCGTTGCTCAGAAAACTATCAAGCGCCAAAAGGTTATGGCCTCCTAA